A genomic window from Salvia splendens isolate huo1 chromosome 11, SspV2, whole genome shotgun sequence includes:
- the LOC121754350 gene encoding uncharacterized protein LOC121754350 translates to MARTEYSSEFKNQVVQFIIGKCVNGVPPRGTLKEAQLKFKICRQTTTRYWNAAKKQQAKGEVIQLVSQRKMRKYPKKIVLDIELLKTIHFTKRSNLLSLSNALKCSKTTVWRWVQAGLIRPHTSAIKPNLTADHMLLRLRFTLQSLELDRILNRIMFRNMDNTIHIDEKWFYITQGSQRFYLAPGEAEPHRTCKNKKFISKIMFMCAVSRPLFGQNGEVLFDGKIGIFPFTKQVAAQRTSKNRVAGTMETKPIESITKEVTKQCLINKIIPAIFEKWPEGASKRIRIQQDNAKPHIKDTDPDFKVAAQQHGFSMSLVQQPPCSPDTNVNDLGWFRAIQSLQVQTACKTIDDLIKAVEKSFHDLSPQTLDNVFLSLQSCMVEILKVKGQNSYKVPHLGKNNLRRNAQLPKNLEVSLELVMETIAYLKQKGCFEGLEIITQALGVAFL, encoded by the exons ATGGCAAGAACTGAGTATTCCTCAGAATTTAAGAACCAAGtggttcaattcatcattggAAAGTGCGTCAACGGAGTACCACCCCGTGGCACATTGAAGGAAGCTCAGTTGAAGTTCAAAATTTGTCGTCAAACCACAACGAGGTACTGGAACGCTGCGAAGAAACAACAAGCAAAGGGAGAAGTTATTCAGTTGGTGAGTcaaagaaaaatgagaaaatatccTAAGAAAATTGTTTTAGATATTGAATTACTCAAAACCATTCACTTTACCAAGAGGAGCAATTTACTTAGCCTGTCAAATGCTCTTAAATGCTCCAAAACAACTGTTTGGAGATGGGTACAAGCAGGCCTCATTAGGCCTCATACTTCGGCCATTAAGCCCAACTTAACAGCTGATCATATGCTACTGAGATTGAGATTCACATTGCAATCATTAGAACTGGATAGAATTTTGAACAGAATCATGTTCAGGAACATGGATAACACCATCCATATTGATGAAAAATGGTTTTACATCACTCAAGGTAGCCAAAGGTTCTACCTTGCACCTGGTGAGGCAGAGCCCCACAGAACATGTAAGAACAAGAAGTTCATATCGAAGATTATGTTCATGTGTGCAGTGAGCAGACCATTGTTTGGTCAAAATGGAGAAGTATTGTTCGATGGAAAAATTGGCATTTTTCCATTCACTAAACAGGTTGCAGCACAAAGAACAAGTAAGAACAGGGTTGCTGGAACAATGGAGACTAAACCAATTGAAAGCATAACAAAGGAGGTCACCAAGCAATGCTTGATCAACAAG ATCATACCTGCTATCTTTGAGAAATGGCCAGAGGGGGCAAGTAAAAGAATAAGGATACAACAAGACAATGCAAAGCCACACATCAAAGACACTGACCCAGACTTTAAGGTTGCTGCACAGCAACATGGATTTTCCATGTCACTTGTGCAGCAGCCACCATGCTCTCCAGACACCAATGTTAACGATTTGGGATGGTTCAGAGCGATACAGTCACTACAAGTGCAGACTGCATGCAAGACTATTGATGACTTGATTAAAGCTGTGGAGAAATCATTTCATGATTTATCTCCACAGACTTTAGACAATGTTTTTCTGTCTTTGCAAAGTTGCATGGTAGAAATTCTCAAGGTTAAGGGCCAGAATAGTTACAAGGTCCCTCATCTAGGGAAGAATAACCTAAGGAGGAACGCACAACTGCCCAAGAATCTAGAAGTGTCATTGGAGTTGGTCATGGAAACCATTGCATATTTAAAGCAAAAGGGTTGTTTTGAAGGACTTGAGATAATTACTCAAGCATTAGGTGTGGCTTTCCTATAG
- the LOC121753623 gene encoding ORM1-like protein 3, with amino-acid sequence MANLYVRAAPTTDLNRNTEWFTYPGVWSTYILILFFSWLMVLSVFACSPGMAWTVVHLSHFLVTYHFFHWKKGTPFAEDQGIYNRLTWWEQIDSGKQLTRNRKFLTVVPVVLYLIASHTTDYQHPMLFFNTLAVFVLVVAKFPHMHKVRIFGINADQ; translated from the exons ATGGCGAATTTGTACGTTCGGGCGGCGCCGACGACGGATCTGAACCGGAATACGGAATGGTTTACCTACCCCGGCGTCTGGAGCACCTACATCCTTATACTCTTCTTCTCATGGCTGATGGTCCTCTCTGTCTTCGCTTGCTCTCCCGGCATGGCGTGGACCGTCGTTCATCTCTCTCATTTCCTC GTCACATATCACTTTTTTCATTGGAAGAAGGGGACTCCATTTGCAGAAGATCAGGGTATCTACAATAGGTTGACTTGGTGGGAGCAAATAGACAGTGGCAAACAACTTACTCGCAATAGGAAGTTCTTGACTGTCGTTCCTGTAGTTTT GTACTTGATAGCCTCCCATACAACTGACTATCAACATCCCATGCTCTTCTTCAACACTCTAGCTGTTTTTGTTCTGGTTGTTGCCAAGTTCCCACACATGCATAAAGTTCGCATCTTTGGAATAAACGCTGATCAATGA
- the LOC121756311 gene encoding transcription factor bHLH157-like isoform X2, giving the protein MKETLKNLCYSFGWSYAVFWGFDQTNSLLLTLKDCYYEEQMETLIDSMLLQAHAVGGGIIGQTAIEKNHLWLDSDAFHERRNSVVSFDSHDISQDDSEFFCQFSIGIKTIAVISVEPWGVVELGSTHKNPEMKSFVEQVQQVFREMDGIEGVGNETQLDSHFFDSSNMLFDSSLSNGIFHSENLMGADLLLESANFLDFSDYGDCSTLTSSWPHPTSLPEPIDEESCKDSISNAPLILSRDSNAQDYTSSIITPTEKLSGLLTVEEYFGLYSPHSNASTKGSRLSGTTSTSVPTNSLQSSATNALRSSDDAKCSMGVEAVRKNPVVWTGSDCISQKNVGSNSNSLFSKFGLDQLLDTSSPCSFEDQLSSAAKRRRTGNFSWSPSQVKHVGEMKSYNPEAKNSLVSKEPRSCVDDSCSLVASTSRRHEEQVRTKKKKAKPGSKSRPKDRQMIQDRLGELRELIPNGEKMSIDRLLERTIRHLNFMQSLKGYAETLKQIAKPKKRSCHTWGREAELPWVGGRIIELPKRYSRTDGGVGRPRPTLWVCRCVYLY; this is encoded by the exons ATGAAGGAAACCCTCAAGAATCTTTGCTATAGTTTTGGATGGAGTTATGCAGTTTTCTGGGGTTTTGATCAGACAAATTCATT ACTATTGACATTGAAAGATTGCTACTATGAAGAACAAATGGAAACGCTGATTGATTCCATGCTTCTGCAAGCACATGCTGTGGGAGGAGG GATAATTGGCCAAACTGCAATTGAAAAAAACCATCTATGGTTGGATTCAGATGCTTTTCATGAAAGAAGAAATAGTGTAGTATCGTTTGATAGTCATGACATTTCCCAG GATGATTCTGAGTTCTTTTGCCAATTCTCTATTGGGATAAAG ACTATTGCTGTGATCTCAGTGGAACCGTGGGGAGTTGTGGAGCTTGGATCCACTCACAAG AATCCTGAGATGAAAAGTTTTGTAGAACAAGTGCAGCAAGTTTTCAGAGAAATGGATGGGATTGAAGGTGTAGGAAATGAGACTCAGTTAGATAGCCATTTCTTTGATTCTAGTAATATGCTGTTTGATTCATCGTTGTCGAATGGCATTTTCCATTCTGAGAATTTGATGGGAGCAGATCTGCTCTTAGAGTCTGCCAATTTCCTTGATTTCTCTGATTATGGTGATTGTTCAACTCTGACCTCTTCTTGGCCTCATCCCACATCCTTGCCCGAGCCAATAGACGAAGAATCTTGCAAAGATTCAATCTCCAATGCTCCTCTTATCCTCTCAAGGGATTCTAATGCCCAAGATTACACTTCATCTATCATAACTCCAACAGAGAAACTCTCTGGCTTGCTAACTGTGGAGGAGTACTTCGGCTTGTATTCTCCACATTCTAATGCATCAACGAAGGGGTCACGTTTGAGTGGAACAACTTCAACTTCTGTACCTACCAATTCATTACAAAGTTCAGCGACTAATGCGTTGAGATCAAGTGATGATGCTAAGTGTTCAATGGGAGTCGAAGCTGTTAGGAAAAACCCGGTGGTTTGGACTGGATCTGATTGCATCTCACAGAAAAATGTTGGGAGCAACTCCAACAGTTTGTTCTCCAAGTTTGGCCTTGACCAGCTTTTGGATACTAGCAGCCCTTGTTCGTTTGAGGATCAGTTGTCGTCTGCTGCTAAGAGAAGAAGAACTGGCAACTTCTCATGGAGCCCAAGCCAAGTTAAACATGTTGGGGAAATGAAATCATACAACCCTGAGGCAAAAAATAGTCTAGTTAGTAAGGAGCCGCGTTCATGTGTTGATGATAGTTGTTCATTGGTTGCTAGTACGTCTAGGAGGCATGAGGAGCAAGTGAGAACCAAGAAAAAGAAGGCTAAACCGGGGAGCAAATCAAGGCCAAAAGATCGACAGATGATCCAAGACCGGCTTGGAGAGTTGAGGGAGCTCATTCCCAATGGAGAGAAG ATGAGCATTGATCGTTTGTTGGAACGAACCATCAGACACTTGAACTTCATGCAGAGTCTCAAAGGATATGCTGAAACTCTAAAACAAATTGCCAAGCCaaag AAGCGGAGTTGTCATACGTGGGGTCGAGAGGCGGAGCTGCCGTGGGTCGGAGGGCGGATTATAGAGCTTCCCAAGCGGTACTCACGGACCgacggtggggtcggccgaccccgcccGACCCTCTGGGTCTGTCGTTGCGTATACTTGTACTAA
- the LOC121756311 gene encoding transcription factor bHLH157-like isoform X3, translating to MKETLKNLCYSFGWSYAVFWGFDQTNSLLLTLKDCYYEEQMETLIDSMLLQAHAVGGGIIGQTAIEKNHLWLDSDAFHERRNSVVSFDSHDISQDDSEFFCQFSIGIKTIAVISVEPWGVVELGSTHKNPEMKSFVEQVQQVFREMDGIEGVGNETQLDSHFFDSSNMLFDSSLSNGIFHSENLMGADLLLESANFLDFSDYGDCSTLTSSWPHPTSLPEPIDEESCKDSISNAPLILSRDSNAQDYTSSIITPTEKLSGLLTVEEYFGLYSPHSNASTKGSRLSGTTSTSVPTNSLQSSATNALRSSDDAKCSMGVEAVRKNPVVWTGSDCISQKNVGSNSNSLFSKFGLDQLLDTSSPCSFEDQLSSAAKRRRTGNFSWSPSQVKHVGEMKSYNPEAKNSLVSKEPRSCVDDSCSLVASTSRRHEEQVRTKKKKAKPGSKSRPKDRQMIQDRLGELRELIPNGEKMSIDRLLERTIRHLNFMQSLKGYAETLKQIAKPKSMEVCQNESINGGDSGVTLYIIYVK from the exons ATGAAGGAAACCCTCAAGAATCTTTGCTATAGTTTTGGATGGAGTTATGCAGTTTTCTGGGGTTTTGATCAGACAAATTCATT ACTATTGACATTGAAAGATTGCTACTATGAAGAACAAATGGAAACGCTGATTGATTCCATGCTTCTGCAAGCACATGCTGTGGGAGGAGG GATAATTGGCCAAACTGCAATTGAAAAAAACCATCTATGGTTGGATTCAGATGCTTTTCATGAAAGAAGAAATAGTGTAGTATCGTTTGATAGTCATGACATTTCCCAG GATGATTCTGAGTTCTTTTGCCAATTCTCTATTGGGATAAAG ACTATTGCTGTGATCTCAGTGGAACCGTGGGGAGTTGTGGAGCTTGGATCCACTCACAAG AATCCTGAGATGAAAAGTTTTGTAGAACAAGTGCAGCAAGTTTTCAGAGAAATGGATGGGATTGAAGGTGTAGGAAATGAGACTCAGTTAGATAGCCATTTCTTTGATTCTAGTAATATGCTGTTTGATTCATCGTTGTCGAATGGCATTTTCCATTCTGAGAATTTGATGGGAGCAGATCTGCTCTTAGAGTCTGCCAATTTCCTTGATTTCTCTGATTATGGTGATTGTTCAACTCTGACCTCTTCTTGGCCTCATCCCACATCCTTGCCCGAGCCAATAGACGAAGAATCTTGCAAAGATTCAATCTCCAATGCTCCTCTTATCCTCTCAAGGGATTCTAATGCCCAAGATTACACTTCATCTATCATAACTCCAACAGAGAAACTCTCTGGCTTGCTAACTGTGGAGGAGTACTTCGGCTTGTATTCTCCACATTCTAATGCATCAACGAAGGGGTCACGTTTGAGTGGAACAACTTCAACTTCTGTACCTACCAATTCATTACAAAGTTCAGCGACTAATGCGTTGAGATCAAGTGATGATGCTAAGTGTTCAATGGGAGTCGAAGCTGTTAGGAAAAACCCGGTGGTTTGGACTGGATCTGATTGCATCTCACAGAAAAATGTTGGGAGCAACTCCAACAGTTTGTTCTCCAAGTTTGGCCTTGACCAGCTTTTGGATACTAGCAGCCCTTGTTCGTTTGAGGATCAGTTGTCGTCTGCTGCTAAGAGAAGAAGAACTGGCAACTTCTCATGGAGCCCAAGCCAAGTTAAACATGTTGGGGAAATGAAATCATACAACCCTGAGGCAAAAAATAGTCTAGTTAGTAAGGAGCCGCGTTCATGTGTTGATGATAGTTGTTCATTGGTTGCTAGTACGTCTAGGAGGCATGAGGAGCAAGTGAGAACCAAGAAAAAGAAGGCTAAACCGGGGAGCAAATCAAGGCCAAAAGATCGACAGATGATCCAAGACCGGCTTGGAGAGTTGAGGGAGCTCATTCCCAATGGAGAGAAG ATGAGCATTGATCGTTTGTTGGAACGAACCATCAGACACTTGAACTTCATGCAGAGTCTCAAAGGATATGCTGAAACTCTAAAACAAATTGCCAAGCCaaag TCTATGGAGGTCTGTCAAAATGAATCCATCAACGGTGGTGATAGTGGAGTGacattatatataatatatgttaaataa
- the LOC121756311 gene encoding transcription factor bHLH157-like isoform X1 codes for MKETLKNLCYSFGWSYAVFWGFDQTNSLLLTLKDCYYEEQMETLIDSMLLQAHAVGGGIIGQTAIEKNHLWLDSDAFHERRNSVVSFDSHDISQDDSEFFCQFSIGIKTIAVISVEPWGVVELGSTHKNPEMKSFVEQVQQVFREMDGIEGVGNETQLDSHFFDSSNMLFDSSLSNGIFHSENLMGADLLLESANFLDFSDYGDCSTLTSSWPHPTSLPEPIDEESCKDSISNAPLILSRDSNAQDYTSSIITPTEKLSGLLTVEEYFGLYSPHSNASTKGSRLSGTTSTSVPTNSLQSSATNALRSSDDAKCSMGVEAVRKNPVVWTGSDCISQKNVGSNSNSLFSKFGLDQLLDTSSPCSFEDQLSSAAKRRRTGNFSWSPSQVKHVGEMKSYNPEAKNSLVSKEPRSCVDDSCSLVASTSRRHEEQVRTKKKKAKPGSKSRPKDRQMIQDRLGELRELIPNGEKMSIDRLLERTIRHLNFMQSLKGYAETLKQIAKPKISIEAELSYVGSRGGAAVGRRADYRASQAVLTDRRWGRPTPPDPLGLSLRILVLNFDSRLRFIMLVNKIVR; via the exons ATGAAGGAAACCCTCAAGAATCTTTGCTATAGTTTTGGATGGAGTTATGCAGTTTTCTGGGGTTTTGATCAGACAAATTCATT ACTATTGACATTGAAAGATTGCTACTATGAAGAACAAATGGAAACGCTGATTGATTCCATGCTTCTGCAAGCACATGCTGTGGGAGGAGG GATAATTGGCCAAACTGCAATTGAAAAAAACCATCTATGGTTGGATTCAGATGCTTTTCATGAAAGAAGAAATAGTGTAGTATCGTTTGATAGTCATGACATTTCCCAG GATGATTCTGAGTTCTTTTGCCAATTCTCTATTGGGATAAAG ACTATTGCTGTGATCTCAGTGGAACCGTGGGGAGTTGTGGAGCTTGGATCCACTCACAAG AATCCTGAGATGAAAAGTTTTGTAGAACAAGTGCAGCAAGTTTTCAGAGAAATGGATGGGATTGAAGGTGTAGGAAATGAGACTCAGTTAGATAGCCATTTCTTTGATTCTAGTAATATGCTGTTTGATTCATCGTTGTCGAATGGCATTTTCCATTCTGAGAATTTGATGGGAGCAGATCTGCTCTTAGAGTCTGCCAATTTCCTTGATTTCTCTGATTATGGTGATTGTTCAACTCTGACCTCTTCTTGGCCTCATCCCACATCCTTGCCCGAGCCAATAGACGAAGAATCTTGCAAAGATTCAATCTCCAATGCTCCTCTTATCCTCTCAAGGGATTCTAATGCCCAAGATTACACTTCATCTATCATAACTCCAACAGAGAAACTCTCTGGCTTGCTAACTGTGGAGGAGTACTTCGGCTTGTATTCTCCACATTCTAATGCATCAACGAAGGGGTCACGTTTGAGTGGAACAACTTCAACTTCTGTACCTACCAATTCATTACAAAGTTCAGCGACTAATGCGTTGAGATCAAGTGATGATGCTAAGTGTTCAATGGGAGTCGAAGCTGTTAGGAAAAACCCGGTGGTTTGGACTGGATCTGATTGCATCTCACAGAAAAATGTTGGGAGCAACTCCAACAGTTTGTTCTCCAAGTTTGGCCTTGACCAGCTTTTGGATACTAGCAGCCCTTGTTCGTTTGAGGATCAGTTGTCGTCTGCTGCTAAGAGAAGAAGAACTGGCAACTTCTCATGGAGCCCAAGCCAAGTTAAACATGTTGGGGAAATGAAATCATACAACCCTGAGGCAAAAAATAGTCTAGTTAGTAAGGAGCCGCGTTCATGTGTTGATGATAGTTGTTCATTGGTTGCTAGTACGTCTAGGAGGCATGAGGAGCAAGTGAGAACCAAGAAAAAGAAGGCTAAACCGGGGAGCAAATCAAGGCCAAAAGATCGACAGATGATCCAAGACCGGCTTGGAGAGTTGAGGGAGCTCATTCCCAATGGAGAGAAG ATGAGCATTGATCGTTTGTTGGAACGAACCATCAGACACTTGAACTTCATGCAGAGTCTCAAAGGATATGCTGAAACTCTAAAACAAATTGCCAAGCCaaag ATTTCCATAGAAGCGGAGTTGTCATACGTGGGGTCGAGAGGCGGAGCTGCCGTGGGTCGGAGGGCGGATTATAGAGCTTCCCAAGCGGTACTCACGGACCgacggtggggtcggccgaccccgcccGACCCTCTGGGTCTGTCGTTGCGTATACTTGTACTAAACTTTGATAGTCGGTTAAGATTTATCATGTTAGTTAACAAAATAGTAAgataa